TTTTGCGCCCCACACCAGCAAAGAAAGCAAAATGGGCCAACTGGTTCGCCAAACGTCCCTGTTCGGCATCGGGAAACACATAACGCACCCTTCCCACCGTGCCAATTTCGGCCACCTTGTCGATGTAAATTCGCCGGGTTTT
This DNA window, taken from Chloracidobacterium sp., encodes the following:
- the cas6 gene encoding CRISPR system precrRNA processing endoribonuclease RAMP protein Cas6, yielding KTRRIYIDKVAEIGTVGRVRYVFPDAEQGRLANQLAHFAFFAGVGRKTALGMGQVILES